A segment of the Bacillota bacterium genome:
CTCCGATGCGCAAGATCAGGCCGATGTCGCCCTTGGCGATGCCCTCATTGATTATCCTGGCATTGAGGTCGGGCAAATAGAGGTTGGATATGGACTGAACCAGCAGCAACACGCTGACTAACAGCAGTTGCCTCCAGTAGGGCTTGAGGTATCTGAACAGGCTCATCATGGAACGCGTTGCACCTCACATATTGGTCGGCGGTAAGCTAGAGTCGCTTCGACATGTGGGAGCAGAGGGTGCCTAGCAGCCTCTCGAGCTCCAGCTGATCGTGATCTGACAGCTGCCCTATCCCAGAGCTAACGAAATCGCTCATGATCTCGTGCATACGAGATAGGAGCGATCGGCCTTCGTCAGTCAGATATATCCGCGTGAGCCGCTGATCCTCATCGTCGTTTCTCCGAGTGATCAGGCCCGCTCTCTCCATTTTCTGCAGCATCACAGTCACAGTGGGGCGGGCGACGTGTAGGTGAGCTGCCAGATCGCGTTGGGTGATGCCGTCCTCGTGATGCAGAATCCACAGGCATCTAGCCTGCCCTGGGTACAAGCCCTTCTCCGCCAGCATCTTGAACATGAGCTGCCCATGGAAGCGCATGGCCCTGAAAAACGCGTTCAACACCCTGAGCGACAGCGGTTCCACGCCTTCGACCTGCTTGAAGGGAAGAAACTCATCATCCTTGGTGAACACGGCCTAACCTCCTTCCGACTGCAAACCGCAAGGGCTTCCGAGCAGCATCCCGGCAACGATTACTATACTAACCGATACCTAGCTAACTGTCAACGGGCTCGAGAGCGTCAGTCGCGGCTGAAGCCGGCGTTTCAAGAGGCTGTCACTGCGGAAGCTGCGGGGGCAGGACAACAAAGAGGAGTTCACCCGGGTTAAAGGCCTCGCGGCCCCCCAACATATGGCGAAACCCCCGCTTGGCAAACACGGCTGACGCTGATAAAATGCAAAAGTAGGTCCATACGGCAAGAGGCGATGACCGAGAAGAAGCAAGAAATGAGGATATCCCTAAAGAGAGTTCCCGGCTGGTGCGAGGGGCAGGGCTATCATTTCCGAATACATCTCGGTAGCCGCTCACCCAAAGGCGCGTCTGCGCCCCTTAGATTGGGACGGGTTCACCCGTTACAGTGATAGAGTATACGCGCAGTACCGCGCCGTACTTGAAGAGGCTGGCATCGTGAGATGCCGGCAAAATGAGGTGGTACCACGGGATTCGGCGCTCGTCCTCTGGCGAAGGCAGAGGATGAGCGCTTTTGCTTTCCCTGCGGAATGGGCGTACCGGCGCCAAAGGGCGCGCCCTGATGAAAGGAGCGTCCTCAGCATGGCAAACGTACGGTTCTTCACAGGCGAGCATCTGCCCCTCGACATGCACAGGGTCCGCATCGTGCAAAAACTCAGTCTTCTCCCAATCGAGCGCAGGCTCGAAGCGATTACCGAGGCTGGCAACAATACGTTTCTGCTCCAAAACTGCCATGTCTTCCTGGACATGCTGACCGACAGCGGCGTCAATGCCATGAGCGACCAACAGATGGCGGCAATGATGGTCGCCGATGACAGCTACACACGCTCGGCAACTTTCACTAGACTGAAGGACGAGCTGACCGAGATCTTTGGTATGCCGTACTTTCTGCCCGCCCATCAAGGGCGCGCTTGCGAGCACATTCTTGCGTCAACCCTGGTCAAGCCCGGAAAGGTCGTGCGAATGAATTTCCATTCCACCACGACTAAGGCGCATATCGCCAGAAACGGCGGGAGCGTTGTCGAGCTCGTCATCGACGAGGGCTTGAACCCAACCAGCACGTTTCCTTTCAAGGGCAACTTCGACCTCAACAAGCTGAGGCAGGTCATTGCCGAGCAGGGGGCGGAGAACATTCCATTCGTTCGGCTGGAGGCGGGCACCAATCTCATTGGCGGACAGCCTTTCTCGCTGCAAAACGCGCGGGAAGTGGCCGCCATCTTTCGTTCCCACGGTATCTTGACCGTGCTGCACGCCAGTCTCCTGCAGGACAACCTGTACTTCATCAAGCAGCGTGAGGCCGCGTGCGAAGATATGAGCATACGGGAGATCACTTGCGCGCTGGTGGACGAGATGGACGTCGTGCATTTCTCCGCCCGCAAACTGGGTTTCGCAAAGGGCGGCGGGATCTGTATTCGTGACGGCGCGCTCAATGCAAGAATGCGCGAGCTGATGCCCCTTTTCGAGGGCTTCTTGACATACGGCATGTCGGTGCGCGAGATGGAGGCGATTGCCGTTGGACTGGACGAGACAATGGACGAGCGGACCGACCCCCGAGTTTTGGACATTAGACTCTAACAGATGGTAGTTTCATATTCCCGCATTGAATTGCTCGATAACATTCCTCCGGCGTCATGAACTTAAGAGAGGAGTGCATCCGGGTCGTGTTGTAGAACTCCATACAGTTCGCTACCTGCTCGTATCCCTCGGCATAGGCACGAAACTCGTAACGCGATAGACATTCATCCTCGAGCAGCCTGTGAAACGCCTCTATGTGAGCGTTCTTGTTAGGGGTCCTTGCGGGTATCCTCTCATGCTCCACACCGTAACGGCTGCAGGCCTCCTCAAATACGTCTGCTATGAACTGCGGCCCGTTATCAGACCGTACGACGGGCTTGTGGCCACTATGCAACAGCCTCCTTTTCCACAGCGCATTGCCGAGCGTCAGGGCCGCATCCTTGCCTGTTGCACAAAGGCCTATGTGGCTTGCAACCACTGAACGGTCATGGACGTCGAGTACCGACATCACGAAGAAGAATCGCCTCTCTCCCTCGATATATCCGTATTTCACGTCCGTCTCCCATAGCTGGTTAGGTCCTGTGACCACTCTATTCCTCGCAAGCCTCCTCGGGCGCTTTGGCTTTGCCTTCCTCTGAGGCCTCAGGAGACCTAGCTCCTTACACAGGCGATACACTTTCTTCTTGTTTATCAGTAGACCGTATCTCTTACGCAGGCATACCGTCAGCTTCAAATACCCGTACGCATACCCCTCGCCCTCGATGAGCTCGCATATCCATTCCTTGACCTCATCGTCGCTTACGATCCGCCCCGCCTTGGTCCGAGAGTACCGGGGTATCGGTCTGCCGCCGCCTGGCTTCTTCCCGGGCCTGTCTTTATGAGACCTGCCGTAGTAATACGTTGACCGGCTAAGCTCCACAGCACGTAAGACAATTCGAGCCTTGCGGCCTTGCGCTATCCAATTGTGGGCAACAGCGAACCTTTCCGCTATTTGCGGATCGTTTTTTTTACAAGGTCCTTCAAGACCGCTATCTCGAGGTCCTTCTCGCCCAGCAGCCTCTTGAGGCGTTCATTCTCGAAGGCCAGGGCCCTGTAGGCTCGATCGCCCTCATTGCCACCGCCGGCCGAGCCCGTAAACGCGCTTTCACCAAGCGCCCGGAACTGCCTTACCCACCGGCTCACCAGGTTCTCTGCTATACCGTGCCTGCGCCCAACCACCGCGCAGTTCCCCGTCTCGACCGCTTCCCGCACTACCGCAAGCTTCTGCTCCTCCGTGTACCTCCTGCGCGTCACCTCTACGCTACCCCCCGCTCCTACTCTACCACCCTAAGGCTCCCCTGTCCAAACCAGTTG
Coding sequences within it:
- a CDS encoding MarR family transcriptional regulator, whose product is MFTKDDEFLPFKQVEGVEPLSLRVLNAFFRAMRFHGQLMFKMLAEKGLYPGQARCLWILHHEDGITQRDLAAHLHVARPTVTVMLQKMERAGLITRRNDDEDQRLTRIYLTDEGRSLLSRMHEIMSDFVSSGIGQLSDHDQLELERLLGTLCSHMSKRL
- a CDS encoding IS3 family transposase, producing the protein MVLRAVELSRSTYYYGRSHKDRPGKKPGGGRPIPRYSRTKAGRIVSDDEVKEWICELIEGEGYAYGYLKLTVCLRKRYGLLINKKKVYRLCKELGLLRPQRKAKPKRPRRLARNRVVTGPNQLWETDVKYGYIEGERRFFFVMSVLDVHDRSVVASHIGLCATGKDAALTLGNALWKRRLLHSGHKPVVRSDNGPQFIADVFEEACSRYGVEHERIPARTPNKNAHIEAFHRLLEDECLSRYEFRAYAEGYEQVANCMEFYNTTRMHSSLKFMTPEECYRAIQCGNMKLPSVRV
- a CDS encoding transposase, with the protein product MTRRRYTEEQKLAVVREAVETGNCAVVGRRHGIAENLVSRWVRQFRALGESAFTGSAGGGNEGDRAYRALAFENERLKRLLGEKDLEIAVLKDLVKKTIRK